GTGGTTTCGGGATAACGACATGCGTGAGGCGAAGACGGCAACCAAGCGGGGCGAAGAAGCGTTAATACACGCTTTCAACGTCATGAAGCCGCCGCCTTTATGCGGAAAATCGCTGCGATGAAGGAGAACAGAATGAACGACCTCACCACCGGCGAGATTGCCACCGCAAACACACCAGAGAACGGCGTGACGCGACGTGGCGTGCTGACGGCGTTTTCCATGGCTGCGGTCATGGCCGGCCTGTCGCCGCTCAACGCATTTGCCCAGGCTGCCGGTAACAGCGCGACCGCGCAGAAAATTGCCAATCACTTCTCGTCGGTCAAAACCATGATGGGAGAGTTTGTCCAGTTTGGCCCGCGCGGTGAACAGACCGGCGGCAAATTTTACATCGAACGGCCCGGCAAGCTTCGCTTCAATTATGAAGACCCCTCGCCCATGCGGGTCATCTCCGACGGCAAGAATGTCGTCATCGGCAACATGAAGCTGAAGACATGGGATTTGTATCCACTGTCAAAGACCCCGCTCAGCCTGCTTTTGTCCGACAAGATCGATCTGAGCAACCAGAAGGTCCGGAACGTGAAGGAAGAGTCGGACCTGACCACCATCGTACTGGGTGACAAGAGCGTGTTCGGCGATTCCACCATTACCCTGATGTTTGACCCGAAAACCTTCGATCTGAGGCAATGGACGACGACCGATGCCCAGAACAAGGACACGACTGTCATGATCTTCAACGTGCAGACGGGCGTTAACCTCGACGAACGCGTTTTCAACATCAACTACGAAGAAGTCCGCAAACGCGGCTAAAGGCCGGGCGGTCCACGGCGACAGTTCAAAAGGCGGCCCTGCGGTCGCCTTTTTCATTTTGCCGCTAAAATGCATTCCCGTTTTCATCGCGATGTTATAAGCCTGCGCCCCGGAAACATGTCTCGGAACAATCGGCTTCGAGGCTACAGAAGCGGAGCACATGCATGTCGTTTTCGATAACCACCTGGAACATCAACTCGGTCAGGCTCAGAATGCCGATCGTGGAGCAGTTTCTGGTGCGTTACAAACCCGACATTCTCTGCCTGCAGGAAACGAAATGCCCGAATGGCGAGTTTCCGATGAAGCCGCTGAAGGCGCTCGGTTACGAGCACGTCATCATCCATGGCCAGAAGGGCTATCACGGTGTGGCAATCGCTTCGAAAATTCCGCTGACAGAAGATCACCGTCAGGACTATTGCGGTATAGGCGATGCACGACACATTTCCGCGATTTTTCAGGTTGGATCGCGCCGCATACGGCTGCATAATTTTTATGTTCCGGCTGGCGGTGACGAACCCGACCGGTCGATAAACCCGAAATTCGGCCACAAGCTGGATTTCATCGAAGAGATGAAGGCGCTTCGCGCCGACGGCGTGCCCGGCACCTCGTCCATTCTCGTGGGCGACCTCAACATCGCGCCGCTTGAAAATGACGTCTGGTCGCACAAGCAACTGCTGAAGATCGTTAGCCATACACCGGTGGAAACTGACGGCATGCTCGATATCATGAAGAAGGGCAACTGGCTCGACCTGATGCGGCTGAACGTGCCTGATAGTGAAAAGATTTATACCTGGTGGAGCTACCGCGCCAAGGATTGGGAAGCCGCAGACCGTGGCCGCCGTCTCGACCATATCTGGTCGTCGCAGGATCTCGGCCCTTCGCTTGAAAAGATCGATATCTTGCGCGAAGCACGCGGCTGGAACCGGCCATCCGACCACGTTCCGGTTACGGCCCATTTCCGTTTCTGAAGCGCTGGCTCTTTAAAATCAGGAGAAGCGGTTCTGCAAACGTGCCGCGCCCGCAGCGAGTGCGGCGATATTATCGCGAATGCGTGCCGTCACGATATCGGCAACCTCGGGAAACTCCTCCACCAGCCGGTGAAAGAGAATGCGCGTTATCCGGATGACCTCGGAATCCTCCGCGGCAATGGCGGTGAATTTCCTCTCACAGAGCGTGAAAAGCGCCAGCTCCGAAAGAAGCGCCCCCTTGCCCGGTGTCGCCTGCAACGCGGGTTTTCCATCCCGCCCGGCCGTAAATAGCTCGAAATGGCCTGACGTCACCGCAAAGGCGCACTCGGCCGGGGAATGTTCCCGGAACAAAGTCTGACCCGCCGCCACGCGGCGGCGTTCCGCGCCGAAGGCGATCAGCCGCAACTGATCGTCGCTGAAGCCCGCAAACAACGGCACTTGCCCCAGAAGCATGATGTCATCCGTCAAGGCCATGTCGATTGCTACTCCAAAAAACCGCCTGCACCACTATAGCGGTTTTCGGATATCGGCCTTCAAAATACAAGATGTTAGAATATTCTGCGTCCTCTCGGACGCAGAAAGGGCGTTCGTTCAGGGAACGATCTTGTATCCGCCGTTCTCGGTCACCAGAATTTCGGCATTGGAGGGGTCTCGCTCGATCTTCTGGCGCAGACGATACACATGCGTTTCGAGCGTATGCGTCGTCACTCCGGAATTATAACCCCAGACCTCTTCCAGCAAGACGTCGCGGGTAACGACGGCGCTCCCGGCGCGGTACAGATAACGGATGATCGCCGCTTCCTTTTCCGTCAGCCGGATTTTTTTGCCGTCTTCAGTCGTCAGCAGCTTCTGGCTGGGTTTGAACTGATAGGGACCGACGGTGAAAACCGCATCCTCGCTCTGCTCGTATTGACGCAGCTGCGCCCGGATGCGGGCCAGAAGGACGGCGAAGCGGAATGGCTTCGTCACATAATCATTGGCGCCCGCTTCGAGACCGAGAATAGTGTCAGAATCGGTATCGTGCCCGGTCAGCATGATGATCGGTGCCTTGAAGCCCCCCTTGCGCAGCAGCTTCACCGCCTCGCGGCCATCCATGTCAGGAAGACCGACATCCATGATCAGAAGATCGACCTGGGCAGTCTTTGCGGTCTGCATCGCCTGCGCAGCGTTTGCGCCGCTCAGAAGCGAGAATTCCTCATAGGGAGATAGTTGCTCAGTCAGCGTCTCCCGAAGATCGTCGTCGTCGTCCACCAAAAGGATAGTGCGAGCCGTCATTCGGATTCTAAGCCTTTCTTACTTTAGCGCATCGGCCCAAAAATCGCCGTTGATTTTCGGAAATCGCAATGCGTAGTTTAAAAGAGTTAGAGCATCCATTGTGCCTCCGAAATAAGGCACGGCGCTCTAATTGTCAGCCAATTCAGCGGTTTGCCGATAAAAGGTCAACCCATTGCCATGATATTACGAAGTGCTATGACTTCACGTTAGATAACCTGCAAAGCAAAATCTCGTGAAAAACATGAGCAGACAGCCCGTAAAGCAACATAAACGCGCATCGACGCTCATGGTTCGGCCGGCGCCTTTGAAAATAAGCCGGGCCATCGTTCAGCTCGGGCATCTCACCTTTCCCGCAGCGATCGGGCGCAACGGCCGTACCGTGCTCAAACGCGAGGGAGATGGAAAGTCACCGATTTCCGTCACGCGCCTGCTGCACGGATTTTATCGCGGCGACCGAACCCCCGCCATCGCCACGACATTGCCGATGCAACGGACGCAGCAATCCATGCTTTGGTGCGACGAGCCACGCAGCGCCAGTTACAACAGGTTGGTCAAGTCCCCTTTCGCACTGAGCCACGAGGAGATGATGCGAAAGGACGGCCTTTATGACGTTTGCCTCGTCCTCGATTGGAACATCACGTCGAGAAGTCGGAACCGCGGTTCGGCAATCTTCATGCATATGATCCGCCCGGGATATGAGCCGACCGCCGGCTGCGTCGCTCTCCATCCCCGCGACATGAGGCGCATTCTGCCTCATATGCGCAAGGGTACGAAAATTCGCATCCTGTAGATCAGGCACAAAAAAACCCGCCGTTCTTGGCGGGTTTTTTTAAAAAAGGAGAAAGCCGGTGATTACGCGGCTTCTTCCTGAGAATCGTCCTCTTCGACGGCCTTGCCGCG
This region of Agrobacterium tumefaciens genomic DNA includes:
- a CDS encoding response regulator transcription factor, coding for MTARTILLVDDDDDLRETLTEQLSPYEEFSLLSGANAAQAMQTAKTAQVDLLIMDVGLPDMDGREAVKLLRKGGFKAPIIMLTGHDTDSDTILGLEAGANDYVTKPFRFAVLLARIRAQLRQYEQSEDAVFTVGPYQFKPSQKLLTTEDGKKIRLTEKEAAIIRYLYRAGSAVVTRDVLLEEVWGYNSGVTTHTLETHVYRLRQKIERDPSNAEILVTENGGYKIVP
- a CDS encoding cyclic nucleotide-binding domain-containing protein, with translation MALTDDIMLLGQVPLFAGFSDDQLRLIAFGAERRRVAAGQTLFREHSPAECAFAVTSGHFELFTAGRDGKPALQATPGKGALLSELALFTLCERKFTAIAAEDSEVIRITRILFHRLVEEFPEVADIVTARIRDNIAALAAGAARLQNRFS
- a CDS encoding L,D-transpeptidase family protein, which codes for MVRPAPLKISRAIVQLGHLTFPAAIGRNGRTVLKREGDGKSPISVTRLLHGFYRGDRTPAIATTLPMQRTQQSMLWCDEPRSASYNRLVKSPFALSHEEMMRKDGLYDVCLVLDWNITSRSRNRGSAIFMHMIRPGYEPTAGCVALHPRDMRRILPHMRKGTKIRIL
- a CDS encoding exodeoxyribonuclease III — protein: MSFSITTWNINSVRLRMPIVEQFLVRYKPDILCLQETKCPNGEFPMKPLKALGYEHVIIHGQKGYHGVAIASKIPLTEDHRQDYCGIGDARHISAIFQVGSRRIRLHNFYVPAGGDEPDRSINPKFGHKLDFIEEMKALRADGVPGTSSILVGDLNIAPLENDVWSHKQLLKIVSHTPVETDGMLDIMKKGNWLDLMRLNVPDSEKIYTWWSYRAKDWEAADRGRRLDHIWSSQDLGPSLEKIDILREARGWNRPSDHVPVTAHFRF
- a CDS encoding outer membrane lipoprotein carrier protein LolA — protein: MNDLTTGEIATANTPENGVTRRGVLTAFSMAAVMAGLSPLNAFAQAAGNSATAQKIANHFSSVKTMMGEFVQFGPRGEQTGGKFYIERPGKLRFNYEDPSPMRVISDGKNVVIGNMKLKTWDLYPLSKTPLSLLLSDKIDLSNQKVRNVKEESDLTTIVLGDKSVFGDSTITLMFDPKTFDLRQWTTTDAQNKDTTVMIFNVQTGVNLDERVFNINYEEVRKRG